A genome region from Pleurocapsa minor HA4230-MV1 includes the following:
- a CDS encoding VOC family protein, whose product MLQGLNHLTLSVSCLKTSFNFYTQTLGCKPLAKWKRGAYLLAGDFWLCLSLNHHLDSSRSLNYTHIAFSVSPEFLRECQQNERLNLKLWQENKSEGDSLYILDPDNHQLELHVGNWQTRLLATKQDPYADMIFYDLPEIN is encoded by the coding sequence ATGTTGCAAGGATTAAACCACCTTACTTTATCAGTTTCTTGTTTAAAAACATCCTTTAACTTTTATACTCAAACTTTAGGCTGTAAGCCTCTGGCTAAATGGAAACGCGGCGCATATCTACTCGCAGGTGATTTTTGGCTGTGTTTAAGTCTAAATCACCATCTTGATAGTTCAAGATCTTTAAACTACACCCATATTGCCTTTAGTGTTTCGCCAGAATTTTTGCGAGAGTGCCAGCAAAATGAGCGACTCAATCTCAAACTATGGCAAGAAAATAAAAGTGAGGGAGATTCACTATACATTCTAGATCCTGATAATCATCAATTAGAACTGCACGTAGGTAATTGGCAAACACGACTTCTCGCAACGAAACAAGATCCTTACGCAGACATGATTTTCTACGATCTTCCAGAAATAAATTGA
- the trxA gene encoding thioredoxin, translated as MSVKKQFSSFEDLLESSNVPVLVDFYATWCGPCQMMAPILEQVGATLRDRLQVVKIDTDKYPNLASKYQIEALPTLVLFKDGQPAEKIEGVQQAPQLIQHLSTLI; from the coding sequence ATGTCAGTTAAAAAGCAATTTTCCAGTTTTGAAGATCTCTTAGAAAGTTCTAATGTCCCTGTGTTAGTAGACTTTTATGCTACCTGGTGTGGTCCTTGCCAAATGATGGCTCCCATTCTCGAACAGGTTGGCGCAACTTTACGCGATCGCCTTCAGGTAGTCAAAATTGACACTGATAAGTATCCTAATCTAGCCTCTAAGTATCAAATTGAAGCTCTGCCAACGTTAGTTCTATTTAAAGACGGTCAGCCAGCCGAAAAAATAGAAGGAGTTCAACAAGCGCCACAGCTAATTCAGCATTTAAGTACTTTGATCTAG
- a CDS encoding ribonuclease D, which yields MVLENVQVFDEDLDSASLSRYMAAEAVAIDTETMGLVLGRDRLCLVQICDDLGFVSAIRISKGQTAAPNLEKLLTSWDVTKVFHYARFDVAQFNVTFGIETAPIFCTKIASKLARTYTSNHGLKSLIAELAGVDLDKSITSSDWGNMDNLSREQYDYAANDVRYLLDAKEKLMEMLKREGREQLAQQCFQVVPVLVALDMLQYQNIFDHR from the coding sequence ATGGTTTTAGAGAACGTTCAAGTTTTTGATGAAGATTTAGATAGCGCCAGTTTATCTCGCTATATGGCAGCAGAAGCAGTGGCGATTGATACCGAAACGATGGGTTTAGTTTTAGGACGCGATCGCCTGTGTTTGGTGCAAATTTGCGATGATCTAGGGTTTGTCAGTGCCATACGGATCTCTAAAGGACAAACAGCAGCACCCAATCTAGAAAAGTTACTTACTTCGTGGGATGTTACAAAAGTCTTTCATTATGCTCGTTTTGATGTGGCACAGTTCAACGTGACCTTTGGCATTGAAACCGCACCAATTTTTTGCACCAAGATTGCTAGTAAACTAGCTCGGACTTATACTTCTAATCATGGATTAAAAAGTTTAATTGCTGAATTAGCTGGAGTAGATTTAGATAAAAGTATTACTAGTTCTGATTGGGGAAATATGGATAACCTTTCCCGTGAGCAGTATGATTACGCAGCTAACGATGTGCGATATCTACTGGATGCGAAAGAAAAACTCATGGAAATGCTTAAAAGAGAAGGTAGAGAACAGCTAGCACAGCAGTGTTTTCAGGTAGTTCCTGTATTGGTCGCTTTAGACATGCTGCAATATCAGAACATCTTCGATCACCGTTAA
- a CDS encoding ABC transporter ATP-binding protein/permease produces the protein MTIASTKPNQVRNQDNDWRLFLKLIPYASKSKGTLIISLILLIPLAIAGSIQPLIVGQAISLLKNEPTWSFLSGVSVSRGINLLSGLLLLTIVIRLMFASVQGYLVQKVGQEITAEVRQDLFTHVTSLASSFFDRTPVGKLITRIASDVEALGNVFASGAVGVVSDFVSIVAIVVVIYVTNWKLASILVFMLIPVTALIIYFQQQYRKANYSAREELSQLNSMLQENIMGINIVQLFRRERYNSEMYRSINERYRLEVDKTIFHDSAVSATLEWIALVAIAAVLWLGGIFVLQDTMTYGALLAFILYAQRLFNPLRQFADKFTMFQSGFTAIERITELLNEPVEIRDKVITIAEGHRTLLTTNTDNSLTGEIRFENVWFGYKPDEYVIKNLDFTIKPGEKVALVGPTGAGKSSIIRLLCRLYEPSKGRILVDGIDIRDIPQADLRRYIGVILQESFLFAGDVKRNITLGDNYSLEEVKQAAKLVNIDRFIEDLPDGYDTVLRERGTNLSGGQKQLLAFARVAIRNPHVLILDEATSSLDVTTEALIQSALDQILINRTAIIIAHRLSTIRNVDKILVLKRGELVEFGSHDELLENDGLYASLYKLQMLGQ, from the coding sequence ATGACCATCGCCTCGACTAAGCCCAATCAAGTTAGAAATCAGGACAATGATTGGCGATTATTCCTTAAGCTGATTCCCTATGCCAGTAAAAGTAAGGGAACTCTGATTATTTCTCTCATCTTATTAATACCATTGGCGATCGCAGGTTCAATTCAACCCTTGATTGTTGGTCAAGCCATATCTTTGCTTAAAAACGAACCAACCTGGAGTTTTTTGAGTGGTGTATCTGTCAGTCGAGGAATTAATCTGTTATCAGGGTTGTTGCTGCTAACTATTGTAATCAGGCTGATGTTTGCTTCAGTTCAAGGTTATTTAGTCCAAAAGGTTGGACAAGAAATTACGGCTGAAGTTCGCCAGGATTTATTTACTCACGTTACTTCTCTAGCGTCTAGCTTTTTCGATCGCACTCCTGTTGGTAAATTAATTACTCGCATTGCTAGTGATGTAGAAGCCTTGGGCAATGTCTTTGCTAGTGGTGCAGTAGGAGTAGTGAGCGATTTTGTTTCGATTGTGGCGATCGTGGTAGTAATTTATGTTACCAACTGGAAGCTGGCATCAATTTTGGTTTTTATGCTGATTCCCGTCACTGCTCTAATTATCTATTTTCAACAACAATATCGTAAGGCTAACTATTCTGCTAGAGAAGAACTGTCTCAACTCAACTCGATGCTGCAAGAGAATATAATGGGCATCAATATTGTTCAGCTATTCCGACGGGAGAGATATAACAGTGAAATGTATCGCTCAATTAACGAACGCTATCGTTTAGAAGTCGATAAAACTATTTTTCACGATTCCGCTGTATCCGCCACCCTGGAATGGATTGCTTTAGTGGCGATCGCCGCAGTCCTCTGGTTAGGAGGTATATTTGTGCTGCAAGACACGATGACTTATGGTGCGCTATTGGCATTTATTCTCTATGCTCAACGACTATTTAATCCATTGCGTCAGTTTGCGGATAAATTCACGATGTTTCAGTCTGGATTTACGGCTATTGAAAGAATTACCGAACTTTTAAACGAACCTGTTGAAATTAGAGATAAGGTGATTACTATAGCCGAAGGACATCGCACTTTATTAACTACAAATACAGATAATTCCTTAACTGGAGAAATCCGTTTTGAAAACGTTTGGTTTGGCTATAAACCCGATGAATACGTCATTAAAAACCTGGACTTTACGATCAAACCAGGAGAAAAAGTAGCATTAGTTGGCCCTACAGGCGCAGGAAAAAGCTCGATTATTCGTTTACTCTGTCGGCTATATGAACCCAGTAAAGGTAGAATTCTGGTAGACGGTATTGACATTAGAGATATTCCCCAAGCAGATTTACGGCGCTATATTGGCGTTATTTTACAAGAGAGCTTCTTGTTTGCAGGAGATGTTAAACGCAATATTACTTTGGGTGATAATTATTCTCTTGAAGAAGTTAAGCAGGCTGCCAAATTAGTTAACATCGATCGCTTTATCGAAGACTTACCCGATGGTTATGACACGGTGTTACGAGAAAGAGGGACAAACCTTTCAGGAGGACAAAAACAACTTTTAGCCTTTGCGCGGGTAGCGATTCGTAATCCTCACGTTTTGATTTTGGATGAAGCAACATCTAGTTTAGATGTCACCACCGAGGCTTTAATTCAATCCGCTTTAGACCAAATTCTGATTAATCGTACGGCAATCATTATCGCCCACCGTCTATCTACAATCCGCAATGTTGATAAAATTTTGGTCTTGAAGCGAGGAGAATTAGTCGAATTTGGTAGTCATGATGAATTGCTGGAAAACGATGGTTTATACGCTAGCTTGTATAAGTTACAGATGCTTGGTCAGTAA
- a CDS encoding GNAT family N-acetyltransferase, with protein MDCSHIQFCADKSKVDFEQLQHLFVKTAFWARSRNMDDLKMAIANSNPVVTVWDGDRLIGFARATSDGVYRAGIWDVVVDPDYQGVGLGRKLVQTVLSHPMVSKVERVYLTTTHQQSFYERIGFERNETTTMVLHNSKSTEDLARRIQELPVTVDY; from the coding sequence ATGGATTGTAGTCATATTCAGTTTTGTGCCGATAAATCAAAAGTAGACTTTGAACAACTGCAACATTTATTTGTCAAAACTGCTTTTTGGGCGCGATCGCGAAATATGGACGATCTAAAAATGGCGATCGCCAACAGCAATCCTGTAGTTACTGTCTGGGATGGCGATCGCTTAATCGGTTTTGCCAGAGCAACTTCAGATGGAGTATACCGCGCTGGCATCTGGGATGTAGTTGTTGACCCCGACTACCAAGGAGTAGGCTTGGGTAGAAAACTGGTGCAAACTGTCTTATCTCATCCGATGGTAAGCAAAGTAGAAAGGGTTTACCTAACTACCACCCATCAACAAAGCTTCTATGAGCGCATCGGCTTTGAGCGCAACGAAACCACAACAATGGTGCTGCACAACTCTAAATCTACCGAAGACTTAGCCCGACGAATCCAAGAACTACCCGTAACAGTTGATTACTGA
- a CDS encoding ATP phosphoribosyltransferase, with protein sequence MITIALPKGALLKDSIELFKNLGLDFSAFLDKNNRQLQITEATNTAKALLVRAQDVPVYVEYGQAQLGVVGYDVLREKQPEVANLVDLEFGYCRLSVAVPASSSYRRSVELPPHGRVASKFVNCAKEYFDGIDLPIEIVPLSGSVELGPITGMSEAIVDLVSTGKTLKENGLIEIDVLCESSARLIAHPLSYRLNRDNINDLVSQLRS encoded by the coding sequence ATGATAACGATCGCTTTACCAAAAGGTGCTTTATTAAAAGACAGTATCGAGCTATTTAAGAATTTAGGCTTAGATTTTAGTGCTTTCCTCGATAAAAACAACCGTCAACTACAAATTACCGAGGCGACAAATACCGCTAAAGCTTTACTGGTAAGAGCGCAGGATGTGCCTGTATACGTCGAATACGGTCAAGCACAGCTAGGAGTTGTGGGTTATGATGTGTTGCGAGAAAAACAGCCAGAAGTGGCGAATCTCGTCGATCTAGAATTTGGCTATTGTCGCCTATCGGTAGCTGTACCTGCTAGTAGTTCCTATCGTCGTTCTGTGGAATTGCCTCCCCACGGTAGAGTGGCTTCTAAATTTGTTAACTGTGCCAAAGAATATTTTGATGGTATTGACTTGCCCATAGAAATTGTACCGTTGTCTGGTTCTGTCGAGTTGGGGCCGATTACAGGGATGTCTGAGGCGATCGTCGATTTAGTTTCGACAGGGAAAACGCTGAAGGAAAATGGCTTGATTGAAATTGATGTGCTATGCGAAAGTAGTGCCAGACTGATTGCTCATCCCCTTAGCTATCGTTTAAATCGAGATAATATCAACGACTTAGTATCTCAGCTCAGAAGTTAG
- the fabG gene encoding 3-oxoacyl-[acyl-carrier-protein] reductase, with translation MELLPENLQHLKDKVAIVTGASRGIGKAAALALVTQGAKVVINYARSSEAAEATVKEITDAGGEALAVQADVSQSAEVDNLIKTTLDKFGRIDVLVNNAGITKDTLLLRMKPEQWQAVIDLNLTGVFLCTKAVSKTMLKQRSGRIINIASVAGQMGNPGQANYSAAKAGVIGFTKTVAKELANRGITVNAVAPGFIETDMTHDLKSDDIIQFIPLGRYGKPEEVAGTIRFLASDPAAAYITGQVFNVDGGMVMA, from the coding sequence ATGGAGTTACTGCCAGAGAATTTACAGCATTTAAAAGATAAAGTTGCCATTGTTACAGGTGCTTCCAGGGGAATTGGCAAAGCAGCAGCGTTGGCATTAGTTACTCAGGGGGCAAAAGTAGTGATTAACTATGCTCGCTCTAGTGAGGCAGCAGAAGCTACTGTTAAAGAAATTACTGATGCTGGAGGAGAAGCGCTCGCCGTACAGGCTGACGTTTCCCAGAGTGCCGAAGTGGATAATTTAATTAAGACAACTCTGGATAAATTTGGACGTATTGATGTTTTAGTTAACAATGCAGGTATTACTAAAGATACTCTCCTACTACGGATGAAGCCCGAACAGTGGCAGGCCGTAATTGACCTCAACCTAACTGGGGTGTTTCTCTGTACTAAAGCCGTGAGTAAAACTATGCTCAAGCAGCGTAGTGGCAGAATTATCAATATTGCCTCAGTAGCAGGACAAATGGGTAACCCAGGACAGGCTAACTACAGCGCAGCCAAAGCTGGAGTAATTGGCTTTACTAAGACTGTTGCCAAAGAATTAGCTAATCGTGGGATCACCGTGAATGCAGTTGCCCCAGGATTTATTGAAACTGATATGACTCACGATCTCAAATCAGACGACATTATTCAGTTTATTCCCTTGGGTCGCTACGGCAAACCTGAAGAAGTGGCGGGGACAATTCGCTTTTTGGCTTCAGACCCCGCAGCAGCCTATATTACAGGTCAAGTATTTAACGTTGATGGTGGGATGGTGATGGCTTAA
- a CDS encoding cyclic nucleotide-binding domain-containing protein: MDSRLKYLTIEDYSVLLEQAQVATYKQHEVILKEGRPSQAIYLVRKGTVRIERAATGRDVAIAFLEPGEVFGEISFLEGVPTTSGVIAQEDVEVCVINQEQLTVLLSTKPGLSDRFYQSLAHNLSGRLHQTSSLVSHLMRRVRMAPEYHGHRTGQAGQNEIPPELVGETELFKKNLSSIEQLIRHREISELDAQIQIDKICNMLISTLREQIIEEPKIAQAIGTFIFRETFPFFMLSSFLDRAFRRPGGYVSDSYVTELLSQNEPEGDGYLGIYLDRWIRSRPTCLALKNRGGIITETIKHLIHNWTESGPVPVTSIASGSAAEILDLYFRAEPPNVHVTCIDFNHQEISSAANTAHKWGWQNHLTFVQDNFFLIAEGYSQIDIPPQKMIYSVSMANCLRDREFIRILDWIYDHLLPNGIVILGNLHAANPDRILLEHILEWHSIYRSADDLESLFSRSKFRSLPLSIQSDEYGVELFVICKKAWEINK, translated from the coding sequence ATGGACAGTAGATTAAAATATTTGACTATTGAAGACTATAGCGTTCTACTAGAGCAAGCCCAGGTAGCCACCTATAAACAGCATGAAGTAATTCTCAAAGAAGGTCGTCCATCCCAGGCGATCTATTTAGTACGTAAAGGTACGGTGAGGATTGAAAGAGCGGCTACGGGTAGAGATGTGGCGATCGCTTTTCTCGAACCAGGAGAGGTTTTTGGCGAAATTTCTTTTCTTGAGGGTGTGCCAACTACTAGCGGTGTAATTGCTCAAGAAGATGTGGAAGTTTGCGTGATTAACCAAGAGCAACTTACTGTCTTACTGTCTACTAAACCTGGTTTATCGGATCGTTTTTATCAATCTTTGGCACATAATTTGTCTGGTCGTCTTCATCAAACTTCTTCTTTGGTGTCTCACTTAATGCGACGGGTACGTATGGCACCAGAATATCATGGTCATCGTACGGGACAGGCTGGACAAAATGAAATTCCTCCTGAATTAGTTGGTGAAACTGAATTATTTAAAAAGAATTTAAGCAGCATCGAACAGTTAATTCGTCACCGAGAAATCAGTGAACTGGATGCTCAAATACAGATTGACAAAATCTGTAATATGTTGATTAGCACCCTTAGAGAGCAAATTATCGAAGAGCCAAAAATTGCTCAGGCAATTGGGACTTTTATTTTCCGTGAAACCTTTCCGTTTTTCATGCTCAGTAGTTTCCTAGATCGAGCTTTTCGTAGACCAGGAGGTTATGTTAGCGACTCTTATGTGACTGAATTGCTTTCCCAAAACGAACCAGAAGGGGATGGCTATTTGGGCATTTATCTAGACCGTTGGATTCGCTCTCGACCTACCTGTTTAGCTCTTAAAAACCGTGGCGGGATCATTACTGAAACCATAAAACATCTAATTCATAATTGGACGGAATCAGGTCCCGTACCCGTCACTAGTATCGCTAGTGGTTCAGCAGCGGAAATTTTGGATCTGTATTTTCGAGCCGAGCCACCTAATGTTCATGTCACCTGCATCGATTTTAATCATCAGGAAATATCTTCGGCTGCTAACACCGCTCATAAATGGGGTTGGCAAAATCATCTAACCTTTGTTCAAGATAATTTCTTTTTAATCGCTGAAGGCTATAGTCAAATTGATATTCCACCCCAGAAAATGATTTATAGCGTTAGTATGGCAAATTGTTTGCGCGATCGCGAATTTATTCGGATTCTCGACTGGATTTACGATCATCTTTTACCTAACGGAATTGTTATTCTTGGTAATCTACATGCTGCTAACCCTGACCGTATTTTACTCGAACATATTCTGGAGTGGCATTCGATCTATCGCTCCGCAGATGATTTAGAATCGCTATTTTCTCGTTCTAAATTCCGTTCTCTTCCTCTGTCAATTCAGTCTGATGAATATGGCGTTGAATTATTTGTAATTTGTAAGAAAGCTTGGGAAATCAATAAATAA